In one Culex quinquefasciatus strain JHB chromosome 2, VPISU_Cqui_1.0_pri_paternal, whole genome shotgun sequence genomic region, the following are encoded:
- the LOC6037840 gene encoding tenascin, whose product MLKCAILVMLVTFGVTIVLPSVRSSDKDLIDLECTDDANCTIFQGVYHSSTCVNGSCHCIHKERNETDECEPQRISYSNKIGGTCPCNSENSFCNETSQMCICKDGFMPSREMKRCISKSVPLNGTCEVDEQCIMHDPFSHCEDVFNNCTCQQHFLDFQDTCHSVVEGPHVNETTVSVPCEQDVDCSNHTANSSCHQGKCICVHGFVANAERNSCLPVVQFEGNCTESNQCIAQLSIGSVCSEGKCECSEAFFPFSDHAHDNATGQATVVTTCKRKIAHGSSCNENKDCYQFHQGPHQQTLECSNAECVCKETHRLSGGICYPNASSSTANIPSILLAFAAIVFTSSRK is encoded by the exons ATGCTAAAGTGCGCAATTCTGGTGATGCTGGTGACCTTCGGGGTCACCATCGTTCTGCCATCCGTGAGATCTAGTG ATAAAGACCTTATCGATCTGGAGTGCACAGATGACGCGAACTGTACGATCTTCCAAGGTGTTTACCACAGCTCCACGTGCGTCAACGGTTCCTGCCATTGTATCCATAAAGAACGTAACGAAACTGACGAATGTGAACCCCAG CGCATTTCATACTCGAACAAGATCGGTGGCACTTGTCCGTGCAATTCGGAGAACTCGTTCTGCAACGAGACGAGCCAGATGTGCATCTGCAAGGACGGATTCATGCCCAgcagagagatgaagagatgcaTCAGCA AGTCGGTCCCGTTGAATGGAACGTGCGAAGTGGACGAACAGTGCATCATGCACGATCCCTTCTCGCACTGTGAGGATGTCTTCAACAACTGTACCTGCCAGCAGCACTTCCTCGACTTCCAGGACACGTGCCACTCGGTGGTCGAGGGTCCCCACGTGAACGAAACGACGGTTTCGGTTCCGTGCGAGCAGGATGTGGACTGCTCGAACCACACGGCCAACTCCAGCTGTCACCAGGGCAAGTGTATCTGCGTGCACGGGTTCGTGGCCAACGCCGAACGGAACAGCTGCCTGCCGGTGGTCCAGTTCGAGGGCAACTGTACCGAATCGAACCAGTGCATCGCCCAGCTGAGCATTGGATCCGTGTGCAGTGAGGGCAAGTGCGAGTGTAGCGAGGCGTTCTTCCCGTTTTCGGATCATGCCCACGACAACGCGACCGGGCAGGCCACGGTGGTGACCACGTGCAAGCGGAAGATCG CACACGGCTCAAGTTGCAACGAGAACAAGGATTGCTACCAATTCCACCAAGGTCCCCACCAGCAAACACTGGAGTGCTCCAACGCAGAGTGCGTTTGTAAGGAAACCCACAGACTAAGTGGGGGGATTTGCTATCCAAACG CTAGCTCATCAACTGCCAACATTCCATCAATTTTACTGGCGTTTGCGGCGATCGTGTTTACATCGAGCCGCAAGTAA